In a genomic window of Pangasianodon hypophthalmus isolate fPanHyp1 chromosome 1, fPanHyp1.pri, whole genome shotgun sequence:
- the pcolce2b gene encoding procollagen C-endopeptidase enhancer 2b isoform X2, whose amino-acid sequence MALDMNTHADWIMLRICSFLCVCVLLLTSSACAQTHRRQSFPCGGNITGDSGVIGSQGYPGVYPPNTKCVWRITVPQGKVVVLNFRFLDLESDNLCRYDHVDIYSGHVNGQRLGRFCGTFRPGALVSTGNKMLIQMVSDANTAGSGFLAAFSAANPHERGDQYCGGRLMKPSGTFKTPNWPEKDYPAGVTCSWHIVAPKNQIIEVKFEKFDVERDNYCRYDFVAIFNGGEINDAKRIGKYCGDSPPAPVFSEGNQLIIQFLSDLSLTADGFIGHYRFRNKKIPTTTIAPTTTPQPTTTRLIPLKYSAALCQQKCKRKGSPESHYCSSNFAITGTIITAVPRAGSMHTTVSIINIYKEGSLAIQQAGKTMSTKIVILCKKCPSVKRGLNYIFMGQTDEEGRGLIAPHHFVMAFKTKNQRAFNVLKNKRC is encoded by the exons ATGGCGCTGGACATGAACACACATGCAGACTGGATAATGCTTCGGATCTGCAGCTTTCTGTGCGTCTGCGTTCTGCTGCTCACATCCAGCGCGTGCGCTCAGACACACCGGCG ACAGTCATTTCCATGTGGAGGCAACATAACGGGAGATTCAGGAGTTATTGGTAGCCAGGGTTATCCGGGAGTATATCCTCCAAACACCAAGTGTGTGTGGAGAATCACA GTCCCACAAGGCAAAGTGGTGGTCCTCAACTTCCGCTTCCTCGATCTGGAAAGTGACAACCTGTGCCGCTACGACCACGTGGACATTTATAGCGGGCATGTGAACGGGCAGCGCCTGGGCCGCTTCTGCGGGACCTTTAGGCCTGGAGCCCTCGTCTCCACGGGGAACAAGATGCTCATTCAGATGGTGTCAGATGCCAACACCGCCGGCAGTGGCTTCCTGGCAGCGTTCTCTGCCGCTAACCCTCACGAACgag GAGATCAGTATTGTGGAGGGCGATTGATGAAGCCATCAGGAACCTTTAAGACCCCCAACTGGCCAGAAAAAGACTATCCAGCAGGAGTCACATGCTCATGGCACATAGTTGCACCGAAAAACCAG ATTATAGAAGTGAAATTCGAGAAGTTCGACGTCGAACGAGACAACTACTGCCGCTACGACTTCGTCGCCATCTTTAATGGAGGGGAAATCAACGATGCTAAGAGGATTGGGAAATACTGTGGAGACAGCCCACCAGC gccGGTGTTCTCTGAGGGTAATCAGCTTATCATCCAGTTCCTCTCAGACCTCAGCTTGACGGCGGACGGCTTTATCGGCCACTACAGATTCAGGAACAAGAAGATCCCAACAACAACCATCGCCCCAACCACAACCCCACAGCCCACCACAACCAGACTCATAC CTTTGAAGTATTCAGCAGCACTCTGTCAACAGAAATGCAAACGAAAAGGAAGTCCTGAGAGCCATTACTGCTCCAGTAACTTCG CCATCACAGGGACGATTATCACTGCAGTGCCACGTGCAGGAAGCATGCACACTACAGTCTCCATCATCAACATCTATAAAGAAGGAAGCCTCGCCATCCAGCAGGCTGGAAAAACCATGAGCACTAAAATCGTTATCCTGTGCAAGAAATGTCCTTCTGTCAAAAGAG GCTTGAACTACATCTTCATGGGCCAGACGGACGAGGAGGGCCGCGGCCTGATCGCGCCACACCACTTCGTCATGGCCTTCAAGACCAAGAACCAGCGAGCATTTAACGTGCTGAAGAACAAGCGGTGCTGA
- the pcolce2b gene encoding procollagen C-endopeptidase enhancer 2b isoform X1 produces MALDMNTHADWIMLRICSFLCVCVLLLTSSACAQTHRRQSFPCGGNITGDSGVIGSQGYPGVYPPNTKCVWRITVPQGKVVVLNFRFLDLESDNLCRYDHVDIYSGHVNGQRLGRFCGTFRPGALVSTGNKMLIQMVSDANTAGSGFLAAFSAANPHERGDQYCGGRLMKPSGTFKTPNWPEKDYPAGVTCSWHIVAPKNQIIEVKFEKFDVERDNYCRYDFVAIFNGGEINDAKRIGKYCGDSPPAPVFSEGNQLIIQFLSDLSLTADGFIGHYRFRNKKIPTTTIAPTTTPQPTTTRLIPLKYSAALCQQKCKRKGSPESHYCSSNFAITGTIITAVPRAGSMHTTVSIINIYKEGSLAIQQAGKTMSTKIVILCKKCPSVKRGSLCVLSLGLNYIFMGQTDEEGRGLIAPHHFVMAFKTKNQRAFNVLKNKRC; encoded by the exons ATGGCGCTGGACATGAACACACATGCAGACTGGATAATGCTTCGGATCTGCAGCTTTCTGTGCGTCTGCGTTCTGCTGCTCACATCCAGCGCGTGCGCTCAGACACACCGGCG ACAGTCATTTCCATGTGGAGGCAACATAACGGGAGATTCAGGAGTTATTGGTAGCCAGGGTTATCCGGGAGTATATCCTCCAAACACCAAGTGTGTGTGGAGAATCACA GTCCCACAAGGCAAAGTGGTGGTCCTCAACTTCCGCTTCCTCGATCTGGAAAGTGACAACCTGTGCCGCTACGACCACGTGGACATTTATAGCGGGCATGTGAACGGGCAGCGCCTGGGCCGCTTCTGCGGGACCTTTAGGCCTGGAGCCCTCGTCTCCACGGGGAACAAGATGCTCATTCAGATGGTGTCAGATGCCAACACCGCCGGCAGTGGCTTCCTGGCAGCGTTCTCTGCCGCTAACCCTCACGAACgag GAGATCAGTATTGTGGAGGGCGATTGATGAAGCCATCAGGAACCTTTAAGACCCCCAACTGGCCAGAAAAAGACTATCCAGCAGGAGTCACATGCTCATGGCACATAGTTGCACCGAAAAACCAG ATTATAGAAGTGAAATTCGAGAAGTTCGACGTCGAACGAGACAACTACTGCCGCTACGACTTCGTCGCCATCTTTAATGGAGGGGAAATCAACGATGCTAAGAGGATTGGGAAATACTGTGGAGACAGCCCACCAGC gccGGTGTTCTCTGAGGGTAATCAGCTTATCATCCAGTTCCTCTCAGACCTCAGCTTGACGGCGGACGGCTTTATCGGCCACTACAGATTCAGGAACAAGAAGATCCCAACAACAACCATCGCCCCAACCACAACCCCACAGCCCACCACAACCAGACTCATAC CTTTGAAGTATTCAGCAGCACTCTGTCAACAGAAATGCAAACGAAAAGGAAGTCCTGAGAGCCATTACTGCTCCAGTAACTTCG CCATCACAGGGACGATTATCACTGCAGTGCCACGTGCAGGAAGCATGCACACTACAGTCTCCATCATCAACATCTATAAAGAAGGAAGCCTCGCCATCCAGCAGGCTGGAAAAACCATGAGCACTAAAATCGTTATCCTGTGCAAGAAATGTCCTTCTGTCAAAAGAG gctctctctgtgtgctgtcACTAGGCTTGAACTACATCTTCATGGGCCAGACGGACGAGGAGGGCCGCGGCCTGATCGCGCCACACCACTTCGTCATGGCCTTCAAGACCAAGAACCAGCGAGCATTTAACGTGCTGAAGAACAAGCGGTGCTGA